GGTATATCTGCCGATCTTTGCGCTAACTGGTGTCGAAGGCAAGATGTTTCATCCGATGGCGTTTACGGTGGTGATTGCGCTGTTGGGGGCAATGTTGCTATCGATCAGTTTCATTCCGGCAGCGGTGGCCTTGTTCATCGGACAAAAAGTCGACGAGAAAGAAAACGTAATCATGCAATCCGCCAAGCGTTTTTATGCGCCGGTATTAAACGATGTGATGGCGAACAAGCCGGTGGTGGTCGCGTTCGCAGCCATCACGATTGTCTTGTCCGGCTTATTATTAACCAGAATGGGCAGCGAGTTCGTACCCAGTCTCAATGAAGGCGACTTGGCAATTCAGGCAATGCGGGTGCCGGGTACCAGTCTGTCGCAGTCAGTGGCGATGCAACAGCAAATTGAAAACGACTTGAAACGGCATTTTCCTGAGATTGATCGCGTATTTGCCCGAAGCGGCACGGCGGAAATCGCTTCTGATCCGATGCCGCCCAATATTTCGGACGGCTACATCATGCTCAAACCGCAGGACCAATGGCCTGAGCCGAAAAAATCGCGTGATGAATTATTGGCGGCCATTCAAAAAACGGCCAATCAACTGCCGGGCAACATTTATGAATTTTCCCAACCGATCCAGTTGCGCTTCAATGAATTGATTTCCGGGGTACGCAGTGATGTGGCGGTCAAAATCTTTGGTGACGACATGGCGGTACTGAATACCACTGGGACGGATATCGCCGAAGTGTTGAAGAAAATTCCCGGTGCGTCGGAAGTCAAAGTGGAGCAGACCACCGGTTTGCCGATGCTAACGGTCAATATCGATCGGGAAAAAACGACGCGTTACGGCCTCAATATCGGCGATGTTCAGGATACCGTCGCCATTGCGATGGGTGGTAAAGAGGCGGGGATGCTGTTTCAGGGCGATCGACGCTTCGACATCATCGTCCGTTTACCGGAACATTTGCGTAACGACCTGGATACCATCCAACGCTTGCCGATTTCGTTGCCGCGCTCGGCGGGTGTGAGTGAAAAAGCCGCGTTCATCCCACTCGCGGAAGTCGCCACGCTGGAATTGGCGCCGGGGCCCAACCAAATCAGCCGCGAAAATGGCAAGCGCCGTATTGTCGTCAGCGCCAATGTGCGTGGACGCGATTTGGGTTCATTCGTCGCCGAGGCGCAACAAAAACTCCTGCAAGTCAAAATCCCTGCCGGTTACTGGACCAGTTGGGGCGGACAATTCGAACAACTGCAATCCGCGACGCAACGCCTGGAAATCGTGGTGCCTGTGGCGTTATTGTTGGTGTTTACCTTGTTGTTCATGATGTTCGGTAACGCAAAAGACGGCCTACTGGTATTCAGCGGCATTCCCTTCGCGCTGACCGGTGGGTTGGTTGCCTTATGGCTGCGGGACATCCCATTATCAATTTCAGCCGCCGTTGGCTTTATTGCTTTATCCGGCGTGGCAGTCTTAAACGGTTTGGTAATGATCGCCTTCATCCGCAATTTGCGCGAGGACGGTTTGTCTCTGGAAAAAGCCATTTTTGAAGGCGCATTGACCCGATTGCGACCTGTGCTGATGACGGCATTGGTCGCATCGTTCGGTTTTGTGCCGATGGCGATTGCTACAGGTACAGGCGCCGAAGTCCAACGCCCACTGGCTACCGTCGTCATTGGTGGCATTCTCTCGTCAACGATGTTGACGTTGTTGGTATTACCGATTTTGTATTGGTTCGCCCATCGTCAGGACGAACCCGCTACTGCCGAGGCGCCTGACGATTCGCCGATGGCTTTTAAAGAGGAATTGAAGCATGAGTAACTGCAATCAAACACAGAAATCCTGCTGTTGCCCTGGCGATAAGCCGGTTACCACTCAGCCGGCGGAAACAAACGCCCCAAGTGGCATGACGTTCAAGATCGAGGGTCTGGATTGCGCAGAAGAAGTCGCGACTCTAAAAAGTGCGATAGGCCCGCTAGTGGGTGGCAGCGACAAGCTGGCGTTTGATATCTTAAATGGGCGAATGACGCTGTTATCTGATGCGGAGCCTGTAACGGAAAAAACTATCATTAAAGCCGTTGCCAAAACAGGCATGAAGGCCTCACGTTGGCAACCCGGTCAGACCGATACCGATGTCAAGAAACTGCACCGTTCGAAGACCACTTATACCGTGTTGAGCGGTTTGTTTATTATTGCTGGTATGGTGATTCATATCGCCATTGCCGGTGGGTTTAGTGATGCGCAAACGTTTCTCAGCCACCCCGAAACCTGGTTCGTACGCTGGGAGGTTATCACCGAATACCTCACCAGCTTATTGAACGCACATACCCAGCAGGCTATACCGTTGCCTGAAAAAATCGCGTTCGGCTTGGCGGTGATTTTCGGTGGGCGGCATGTGGTTGTTAAAGCGTTTTATGCGTTGAAACGATTGCGTGCCGATATGAATTTACTGATGACGGTTGCCGTCATCGGCGCCATGTTCATTAATGAGTGGTTCGAAGCGGCTACCGTGAGTTTCCTGTTTGCCCTGTCCTTGGCGATTGAAAGCTGGAGCATTGGCCGTGCCCGTCATGCGGTAGAAGCATTGCTGGATTTAGCGCCATCGACGGTCAGGGTCAAGGATGAAAGCGGACAGGAACGCTTGGCACCCGTCGCGGAAGTCAGTATCGGCACCCATTTCATTCTCGCGCCCGGCGATAAAATACCGTTGGATGGCGAGGTGATTGCGGGTTTTAGT
This window of the Methylomonas koyamae genome carries:
- a CDS encoding CusA/CzcA family heavy metal efflux RND transporter; this encodes MFERIIRLAIEQRWLTLIAVVAMAAAGIYNYRVLPIDAVPDITNVQVQINTTASGYSPLEVEQRVTYPLETVMAGLPHLEQTRSLSRYGLSQITVIFEDGTDVYFARQLVNQRLQEAKDRLPAGVMPAMGPISTGLGEIYLWTVEAEEGAKKADGNAYTATDLREIQDWIIKPQLRTVRGVTEINSIGGYAKQFQVAAIPEKLASYGLTLGDVVTALEKNNGNVGAGYIEKHGEQYLIRAPGQVHSIEDIRSIILGNVDGVPIRIRDIGEVDIGRELRTGAATENGHEVVLGTVFMLIGENSRSVSQAADQKMQEINRTLPPGVKAVTVYDRTVLVDKAINTVKKNLTEGAVLVIVILFLFLGNIRAAIITALVIPLAMLFTFTGMVSYHVSANLMSLGALDFGIIIDGAVVIVENCVRRLAHAQSHHGRPLTRQERFDEVFAASKEARRALLFGQLIIMVVYLPIFALTGVEGKMFHPMAFTVVIALLGAMLLSISFIPAAVALFIGQKVDEKENVIMQSAKRFYAPVLNDVMANKPVVVAFAAITIVLSGLLLTRMGSEFVPSLNEGDLAIQAMRVPGTSLSQSVAMQQQIENDLKRHFPEIDRVFARSGTAEIASDPMPPNISDGYIMLKPQDQWPEPKKSRDELLAAIQKTANQLPGNIYEFSQPIQLRFNELISGVRSDVAVKIFGDDMAVLNTTGTDIAEVLKKIPGASEVKVEQTTGLPMLTVNIDREKTTRYGLNIGDVQDTVAIAMGGKEAGMLFQGDRRFDIIVRLPEHLRNDLDTIQRLPISLPRSAGVSEKAAFIPLAEVATLELAPGPNQISRENGKRRIVVSANVRGRDLGSFVAEAQQKLLQVKIPAGYWTSWGGQFEQLQSATQRLEIVVPVALLLVFTLLFMMFGNAKDGLLVFSGIPFALTGGLVALWLRDIPLSISAAVGFIALSGVAVLNGLVMIAFIRNLREDGLSLEKAIFEGALTRLRPVLMTALVASFGFVPMAIATGTGAEVQRPLATVVIGGILSSTMLTLLVLPILYWFAHRQDEPATAEAPDDSPMAFKEELKHE